One window of the Tachyglossus aculeatus isolate mTacAcu1 unplaced genomic scaffold, mTacAcu1.pri scaffold_101_arrow_ctg1, whole genome shotgun sequence genome contains the following:
- the ZBTB9 gene encoding zinc finger and BTB domain-containing protein 9 translates to MEPPSPLPAPSPLGPGGPRTIQIEFPQYSQGLLETLNRHRLEGKFCDIALHVQGRVLRAHKSVLAASSPYFHDKLLLRDTACLALPSVIEADAFEGLLQLIYSGRLRLPLDALPGHLLVASGLQMWQVVDQCSEILRELEAANAAHAGRAGGARAAPSPAAAVADPGPGDVLRIRVEEDDEEEDDDDDEAAAVPGPPPEAAPPPPPPAAEDLLRQAGGYPAGGGAEPGFLLTPGLAAAAAAAGTPGSGTAAAAAAPQGPSWKPVDLHGNEILAQGGPGPGQAVHGPVKLGGAPPPDGKRFGCLCGKRFAVKPKRDRHIMLTFSLRPFGCGLCNKRFKLKHHLTEHMKTHAGALHACPDCGRRFRVHACFLRHRDLCKGQGWATAHWTYK, encoded by the exons ATGGAGCCCCCGTCCCCGTTGCCCGCGCCGTCGCCGCTGGGCCCGGGCGGCCCGCGGACCATCCAGATCGAGTTCCCCCAGTACAGCCAGGGCCTGCTGGAGACCCTGAACCGCCACCGGCTGGAGGGCAAGTTCTGCGACATCGCGCTGCACGTGCAGGGCCGCGTGCTGCGCGCCCACAAGTCGGTGCTGGCCGCCTCCTCGCCCTACTTCCACGACAAGCTGCTCCTGCGGGACACGGCCTGCCTGGCCCTGCCCAGCGTCATCGAGGCGGACGCCTTCGAGGGGCTGCTGCAGCTCATCTACTCGGGCCGCCTGCGCCTGCCGCTGGACGCCCTGCCCGGCCACCTCCTGGTGGCCAGCGGCCTGCAGATGTGGCAGGTGGTGGACCAGTGCTCGGAGATCCTGCGCGAGCTGGAGGCCGCCAACGCCGCCCAcgccgggcgggccgggggggcCCGCGCCGCGCCCtcgcccgccgccgccgtcgccgaCCCGGGGCCCGGGGACGTCCTGCGGATCCGCgtggaggaggacgacgaggaggaggacgacgacgacgacgaggcggCGGCGGTCCCCGGGCCGCCCCCCGaggccgccccgccgccgccgccccccgccgccgaaGATCTTCTACGTCAA gccgggggcTACCCCGCCGGCGGCGGGGCCGAGCCGGGCTTCCTGCTGACCCCGGGGctggccgcggcggcggcggcggcggggacccCCGGCAGcgggacggcggcggcggcggcggccccccaGGGCCCGTCCTGGAAACCGGTGGATCTCCACGGCAACGAGATCCTGGCGCAGGGGGGTCCGGGCCCCGGGCAGGCGGTGCACGGTCCCGTGAAGCTCGGGGGGGCCCCGCCGCCGGACGGGAAGCGCTTCGGCTGCCTGTGCGGGAAGCGCTTCGCCGTCAAGCCCAAGCGGGACCGCCACATCATGCTGACGTTCAGCCTGCGCCCCTTCGGCTGCGGCCTGTGCAACAAGCGCTTCAAGCTGAAGCACCACCTGACGGAGCACATGAAGACGCACGCGGGGGCCCTGCACGCCTGCCCCGACTGCGGCCGCCGCTTCCGCGTCCACGCCTGCTTCCTGCGCCACCGCGACCTCTGCAAGGGCCAGGGCTGGGCCACCGCCCACTGGACCTACAAGTGA